Proteins co-encoded in one Arachis hypogaea cultivar Tifrunner chromosome 13, arahy.Tifrunner.gnm2.J5K5, whole genome shotgun sequence genomic window:
- the LOC112792054 gene encoding IRK-interacting protein: MRVVGLLLIPTLLTYYLLIIPSFNLIILGPHSYIKLTHFNSLHTYIHTMAASCSKSPPLPSRHSPHFTPIQEELEVDEYSEDRSRATPTTARLTPQKHPPTPIVNKNNSKSNHKKKRSESDSSLNAEDASVSCNKCRPHSRDKIFVLPILDHNHNHNHKHQHSSLLASPNGIFKSIVSKLTRKSPMSSSSASSREDQWKLAVAELSHKLVQATRKRDEALVEASRLMKSMAELEKKLNKLELYCHTLKSGLEECSSSSNKVVVAQNPQQETVIQHFLVSVSEARSSVRLLSRSLTMQLRHMGGGGKVYDKVSTLLQPYDIRISFSKNPRSLVVYLEALLNRAFYEDFETVGFMKNACNQVLNPVERCESNMESFKMVQGLTWEEVLSKGTRHFSSEFSRFCDRKMSEIVGMLGWNRAWPEGLLQAFFGASKSVWMVHLLANSVHPSLSILRVDRAARFESLYMEDMAADKSHSLVPTLVRIMVAPGFYVYGSAVKCKVLCRYLTSTPTP, from the exons ATGCGGGTAGTTGGCCTTCTCCTAATTCCCACACTCCTCACTTATTACTTACTTATTATACCCTCTTTTAATTTAATCATTTTAGGACCACACTCATACATAAAACTCACTCACTTCAATTcactacatacatacatacatacaatgGCTGCTTCTTGTTCCAAATCCCCCCCTCTTCCTTCTCGCCATTCTCCGCACTTCACTCCC ATTCAAGAAGAGCTTGAAGTGGATGAGTACAGTGAAGACAGAAGCAGAGCAACACCAACAACAGCAAGACTCACTCCTCAGAAGCACCCTCCCACGCCCATTGTCAACAAGAATAACAGCAAGTCCAACCACAAGAAGAAGAGGTCAGAATCCGACTCCTCACTCAACGCCGAAGATGCCTCCGTCTCCTGCAACAAGTGCAGGCCTCACTCCAGAGACAAAATCTTCGTGCTCCCCATATTGGatcacaaccacaaccacaatcACAAGCACCAACACTCTTCTCTCTTGGCCTCTCCCAATGGCATCTTCAAGTCCATTGTCTCCAAGCTCACACGCAAGAGCCCCATGTCCTCCTCCTCCGCCTCTTCCAGAGAAGACCAATGGAAGCTCGCAGTGGCCGAGCTCTCTCACAAGCTGGTCCAAGCCACAAGGAAGAGAGACGAGGCTCTCGTGGAAGCCTCCAGGCTCATGAAATCCATGGCCGAGTTGGAGAAGAAGCTCAACAAACTGGAGCTGTATTGCCACACCTTGAAATCGGGCCTGGAAGagtgcagcagcagcagcaacaaggTGGTGGTTGCTCAGAATCCACAGCAAGAGACAGTGATCCAACACTTCTTGGTGTCAGTCTCGGAAGCAAGGTCTTCAGTGAGGCTTCTGAGCCGCTCCCTGACTATGCAGCTTCGCCACATGGGGGGAGGAGGCAAGGTGTACGACAAGGTGTCCACGCTGCTGCAACCGTACGACATAAGAATCTCCTTCTCAAAGAACCCGAGAAGCCTGGTGGTGTACCTGGAGGCACTGCTGAACAGGGCATTCTACGAGGACTTCGAAACGGTGGGGTTCATGAAGAACGCGTGCAACCAGGTGCTGAACCCAGTGGAGAGGTGCGAGTCGAACATGGAGTCGTTCAAGATGGTACAGGGGCTGACATGGGAGGAGGTTCTGAGCAAAGGCACAAGGCACTTCAGCTCGGAATTCAGCAGGTTCTGCGACAGGAAGATGAGCGAGATAGTGGGGATGCTGGGCTGGAACAGAGCGTGGCCGGAGGGGTTGTTGCAGGCCTTCTTTGGCGCTTCAAAGAGCGTGTGGATGGTTCACCTTCTTGCCAACTCGGTGCACCCAAGCTTGTCCATACTCAGAGTGGACAGGGCTGCGAGGTTCGAGTCGTTATACATGGAAGACATGGCCGCTGACAAGTCTCACAGCCTCGTCCCCACATTGGTGAGGATAATGGTCGCCCCTGGTTTCTACGTGTACGGCAGTGCCGTCAAATGTAAGGTGCTTTGTAGGTACCTCACATCCACCCCTACCCCTTAA
- the LOC112792055 gene encoding protein SUPPRESSOR OF FRI 4 isoform X1 has protein sequence MGKKKKRVASKVWCYYCDREFDDEKILVQHQKAKHFKCHVCHKKLSTAGGMAIHVLQVHKESVTKVPNAKPGRESTDIEIYGMQGIPPDVLAAHYGEEDDDVPSKAAKVDIPSTQLVGGMVPPPLGTGYPPRPAVPPMYNPAVPVPPNAWAVPPRPAQPWYPQPPSVSIPPPAPYAQQPLFPVQNVRPPLPSTAPSPLQTQVTPPGMPSSTPSVPVSQPLFPVITTQSSTFSPAPLSSSAPSINPVISSSAPVDSHLGANSVVNAYQAIGIPGGTAGNSHSYASGPNTSGPSIGPPPVIANKAPAPQPAANEVYLVWDDEAMSMEERRMSLPKYQVHDETSQVSHTTSVIDGVAFTSNQMSRLYASFIQIQLFTHYFFFTE, from the exons ATgggtaagaagaagaagagggttGCGTCCAAGGTGTGGTGCTATTACTGCGATCGCGAATTCGACGACGAGAAGATCTTGGTGCAGCATCAGAAGGCCAAGCACTTCAAGTGCCATGTATGCCACAAGAAGCTCTCCACGGCCGGCGGTATGGCCATCCACGTCCTCCAGGTCCACAAGGAATCCGTCACCAA GGTGCCGAATGCGAAACCTGGTAGAGAGAGTACAGATATTGAGATATATGGAATGCAAGGGATTCCACCAGATGTCTTGGCTGCTCATTATGGAGAAGAAG ACGATGATGTTCCATCAAAGGCAGCAAAGGTGGACATACCATCAACACAGCTTGTAGGTGGAATGGTGCCACCTCCTTTGGGTACAGGATATCCTCCTCGACCAGCGGTACCGCCAAT GTATAATCCAGCCGTGCCTGTCCCCCCAAATGCTTGGGCTGTTCCACCTCGACCGGCTCAGCCATGGTATCCCCAACCTCCATCTGTTTCGATTCCACCACCTGCTCCTTACGCACAACAGCCATTATTCCCCGTGCAGAACGTGAGACCGCCACTGCCATCAACTGCTCCTTCTCCACTCCAAACTCAGGTTACTCCTCCTGGGATGCCTTCATCTACACCTTCTGTCCCTGTTTCGCAACCTTTGTTTCCTGTTATTACAACTCAAAGTTCAACATTTTCTCCTGCTCCTCTATCTTCAAGTGCTCCATCCATAAATCCAGTGATATCCTCAAGTGCCCCTGTTGATTCCCATTTGGGTGCCAACTCTGTTGTAAATGCTTATCAGGCAATAGGGATTCCAG GTGGGACAGCAGGTAACTCACATTCCTATGCATCTGGTCCAAATACCAGTGGCCCTTCTATCGGACCTCCCCCGGTAATTGCAAACAAAGCTCCTGCGCCTCAGCCTGCTGCTAATGAAGTCTACTTAGTTTGGGATGATGAGGCAATGTCCATG GAGGAAAGAAGAATGTCTCTGCCAAAATATCAGGTTCATGATGAAACTAGCCAGGTAAGTCATACTACCTCTGTAATAGATGGAGTTGCTTTCACATCTAACCAGATGAGTAGGCTTTATGCTTCCTTTATTCAGATTCAGTTGTTTACACATTATTTCTTCTTTACAGAGTAA
- the LOC112792058 gene encoding uncharacterized protein translates to MRVVTTEAPTTVAEHIKWRRPRNQLSQRNHIIAEETDPRPQIQSTRCKSTISSMLLSTFSNNSNDGGSQSRKKSNFSAAATLRGLGCTAGAPQEVSVPAVIRNSAEWEGKKVRKKKHKRSSKGSCSNNGVDVDFQDVWCGTAHGIGFSADCVVGTSRKNASSSSRPKIDVHKINHRQRSSSCLGRRSVNPETISLLDTDPSDVFTPRSASSEFAYYRHLPDPSTDAFPEIMMLQGGIIMGSRYSHDQFRDLRLDVDNMSYEQLLELGERIGYVNTGLKENEMGGNIRKTKLQISDDASNHQVDKTCTICQEEYEAADELGRLHCEHSYHFHCIKQWVAHKNFCPVCKQQVVARNN, encoded by the exons atGCGTGTTGTTACAACAGAGGCACCAACAACAGTGGCAGAACACATCAAATGGAGAAGACCCAGAAACCAATTGAGCCAGCGCAACCACATCATTGCAGAAGAAACAGATCCAAGGCCACAAATTCAATCCACAAGGTGCAAGTCCACCATTTCCTCCATGCTCCTCTCCACATTCTCCAACAACAGCAATGATGGCGGGTCACAGAGCAGGAAAAAGAGCAACTTTTCAGCAGCAGCGACGTTGAGGGGGCTGGGGTGCACGGCGGGGGCGCCGCAGGAGGTATCGGTGCCGGCGGTGATTCGAAACTCGGCGGAATGGGAAGGAAAGAAGGTGAGAAAGAAGAAGCACAAGAGAAGCAGCAAGGGAAGCTGCAGCAATAATGGCGTGGATGTGGATTTTCAAGATGTGTGGTGTGGCACCGCACACGGAATAGGGTTCTCTGCCGATTGTGTTGTTGGCACTTCCAGGAAGAATGCCTCTTCTTCTTCACGACCCAAAATTGATGTTCACAAAATCAATCACAGACAG CGTTCATCTTCTTGTTTGGGAAGGCGCAGTGTGAACCCAGAAACCATCTCGCTTCTCGACACTGATCCTAGCGACGTCTTCACTCCGCGCTCTGCCTCCTCCGAGTTCGCATACTATCGCCATCTTCCAGATCCTTCCACCGATGCTTTTCCTGAG ATTATGATGCTTCAAGGAGGTATAATCATGGGGAGTAGATACTCACACGATCAATTCAGAGATTTGAGACTTGATGTTGATAACATGTCCTATGAA CAATTGCTTGAGCTCGGTGAGAGAATTGGTTATGTCAACACTGGACTTAAAGAAAATGAGATGGGTGGCAACATAAGGAAAACTAAGCTTCAAATTTCAGATGATGCATCAAACCATCAAGTAGATAAAACGTGTACCATTTGCCAG GAGGAGTATGAAGCTGCTGATGAATTGGGGAGGTTACATTGTGAGCACAGCTATCACTTCCACTGTATAAAACAATGGGTTGCTCACAAGAATTTCTGTCCAGTGTGTAAGCAACAAGTTGTGGCTCGCAACAATTGA
- the LOC112792056 gene encoding uncharacterized protein: MATATKLFAPILTFQVLPSLISQHRKTLQVSRCLSEDNNLRVVFAAGGTGSHVYPAVAIADELKLANPSTEFLFIGTPNSVESAAVPSAGYSFASVPSVRLSRPFIAPHNLFFFPYRLLRALIHCFHRLRDFNPHIVVGTGGHVSFPVCIAAKLKGIKLVIHEQNSAAGLANSVLALFADAIFVAFNSTADSFPREKCVVCGNPVRLSLRNKVSKAAARSHFFPGYGKTSECKAKVLVVLGGSYGANAVNIAMLNLYYQMLRQNSCLYIIWQTGVESYDEMDSLVKNHPRLYMAPFMHCMDMAYAAADLIVSRAGAMTCYEILATGKPSILIPSPHLSEGNQFKNASLMADLAGVKVITEDELDSSTLAIAIEQILRDEKKMKDMSERALKAANDNASAEIAKHILALVNQSTKKEELAAN; the protein is encoded by the exons ATGGCCACCGCCACCAAACTCTTCGCACCTATTCTCACTTTCCAAGTCCTTCCATCTCTGATCTCTCAACACAGGAAGACCCTTCAAGTTTCACGCTGTTTATCCGAGGACAACAACCTTCGAGTGGTCTTCGCCGCCGGAGGCACCGGCAGCCACGTGTACCCTGCAGTGGCCATCGCGGATGAACTCAAACTTGCCAACCCTTCAACGGAGTTCCTCTTCATTGGCACTCCAAACAGCGTGGAAAGCGCTGCAGTGCCTTCTGCAGGGTACAGCTTCGCCTCGGTGCCTTCGGTGAGGTTGAGTCGCCCCTTCATCGCCCCTCACaacctcttcttcttcccttACCGTTTATTAAGAGCCCTCATCCATTGCTTTCACCGTTTGCGTGATTTCAACCCCCATATCGTTGTTGGAACTGGCGGCCATGTCTCTTTCCCTGTTTGCATTGCCGCCAAGTTAAAAGGGATAAAGCTTGTGATCCATGAACAGAACTCTGCTGCTGGTTTGGCCAACTCTGTTCTTGCCCTGTTTGCTGATGCCATCTTCGTGGCTTTCAACTCAACTGCTGATAGCTTCCCGAGGGAGAAGTGCGTGGTGTGTGGGAATCCGGTGAGGTTGTCGCTGAGGAACAAAGTTTCAAAGGCGGCGGCAAGGTCGCATTTCTTTCCAGGGTATGGGAAGACGAGTGAGTGTAAAGCAAAGGTTTTGGTGGTTCTTGGAGGGTCTTATGGCGCAAATGCTGTCAACATCGCAATGCTGAATTTGTATTATCAGATGCTGAGGCAGAATAGTTGCTTGTACATTATATGGCAAACTGGGGTCGAATCATATGATGAAATGGACAGTCTTGTTAAGAATCATCCCCGCTTGTATATGGCACC GTTTATGCATTGTATGGATATGGCGTATGCAGCTGCAGACTTGATTGTTTCAAGAGCAGGTGCAATGACTTGCTATGAAATATTGGCTACTGGAAAACCCTCTATCCTG ATACCATCACCACATTTATCTGAGGGGAATCAGTTCAAGAATGCTTCGTTGATGGCAGACTTAGCTGGTGTCAAAGTTATTACTGAGGATGAGCTTGACTCAAGTACACTAGCAATTGCAATTGAACAGATTTTAA GGGATgagaagaaaatgaaagataTGTCAGAGAGGGCACTCAAAGCTGCAAATGACAATGCCTCTGCTGAGATTGCGAAACACATTCTAGCTCTTGTAAATCAATCAACAAAAAAGGAAGAATTGGCTGCAAACTAG
- the LOC112792055 gene encoding protein SUPPRESSOR OF FRI 4 isoform X2 — MGKKKKRVASKVWCYYCDREFDDEKILVQHQKAKHFKCHVCHKKLSTAGGMAIHVLQVHKESVTKVPNAKPGRESTDIEIYGMQGIPPDVLAAHYGEEDDDVPSKAAKVDIPSTQLVGGMVPPPLGTGYPPRPAVPPMYNPAVPVPPNAWAVPPRPAQPWYPQPPSVSIPPPAPYAQQPLFPVQNVRPPLPSTAPSPLQTQVTPPGMPSSTPSVPVSQPLFPVITTQSSTFSPAPLSSSAPSINPVISSSAPVDSHLGANSVVNAYQAIGIPGGTAGNSHSYASGPNTSGPSIGPPPVIANKAPAPQPAANEVYLVWDDEAMSMEERRMSLPKYQVHDETSQMSSIDAAIDKRILESRLAGRMAF, encoded by the exons ATgggtaagaagaagaagagggttGCGTCCAAGGTGTGGTGCTATTACTGCGATCGCGAATTCGACGACGAGAAGATCTTGGTGCAGCATCAGAAGGCCAAGCACTTCAAGTGCCATGTATGCCACAAGAAGCTCTCCACGGCCGGCGGTATGGCCATCCACGTCCTCCAGGTCCACAAGGAATCCGTCACCAA GGTGCCGAATGCGAAACCTGGTAGAGAGAGTACAGATATTGAGATATATGGAATGCAAGGGATTCCACCAGATGTCTTGGCTGCTCATTATGGAGAAGAAG ACGATGATGTTCCATCAAAGGCAGCAAAGGTGGACATACCATCAACACAGCTTGTAGGTGGAATGGTGCCACCTCCTTTGGGTACAGGATATCCTCCTCGACCAGCGGTACCGCCAAT GTATAATCCAGCCGTGCCTGTCCCCCCAAATGCTTGGGCTGTTCCACCTCGACCGGCTCAGCCATGGTATCCCCAACCTCCATCTGTTTCGATTCCACCACCTGCTCCTTACGCACAACAGCCATTATTCCCCGTGCAGAACGTGAGACCGCCACTGCCATCAACTGCTCCTTCTCCACTCCAAACTCAGGTTACTCCTCCTGGGATGCCTTCATCTACACCTTCTGTCCCTGTTTCGCAACCTTTGTTTCCTGTTATTACAACTCAAAGTTCAACATTTTCTCCTGCTCCTCTATCTTCAAGTGCTCCATCCATAAATCCAGTGATATCCTCAAGTGCCCCTGTTGATTCCCATTTGGGTGCCAACTCTGTTGTAAATGCTTATCAGGCAATAGGGATTCCAG GTGGGACAGCAGGTAACTCACATTCCTATGCATCTGGTCCAAATACCAGTGGCCCTTCTATCGGACCTCCCCCGGTAATTGCAAACAAAGCTCCTGCGCCTCAGCCTGCTGCTAATGAAGTCTACTTAGTTTGGGATGATGAGGCAATGTCCATG GAGGAAAGAAGAATGTCTCTGCCAAAATATCAGGTTCATGATGAAACTAGCCAG ATGAGCTCAATTGATGCAGCAATAGATAAGAGGATACTTGAAAGCAGGTTGGCTGGTCGCATGGCGTTCTAG
- the LOC112783394 gene encoding uncharacterized protein — protein sequence MDRDYDMRQHSLLKVPGAKLRLMCSYGGNIMPRPRPHNNHDSLYYVGGDTRMVAVERNTSLKDLCAGLSNTLLHGRPFTLKYQLPEEQLDNLITVATDDDLQNMIQEYDRLASFSPPLRLRVFLFVSKLDTAVSMGALLDDAKSETWFVDALNNSGMMNNISRVVSDSAAVDECLLSLADEVPVPHKTEQEVNKQHLGDGSSKVMDEHFAQLTLGLPSPDSVASDSSIASAASCSISKGQGFYYQEQQVDPNQNQQQQFVYIQPHTHNTGHGHGHGHGQLTIPSYHNTVYVVPVDISQVATNYPTMLTTPTNVPDMPSTHPAFLQTPSNQYQQQRYVPLPHHPTAVATTNYGGGPKQDQQLVYYTQTQTQQQQSSAPQPLQYQSMIPAAKEFPL from the exons ATGGATCGGGATTATGATATGAGGCAGCATTCCCTCCTGAAAGTTCCCGGGGCCAAGCTCCGCCTGATGTGCAGCTATGGAGGCAATATCATGCCACGCCCCCGCCCCCACAACAACCACGACTCTCTCTACTACGTGGGCGGCGACACCCGCATGGTGGCTGTGGAGCGTAACACCTCCCTGAAGGACCTCTGTGCTGGCCTCTCCAACACCCTTCTCCATGGACGTCCCTTCACCCTCAAGTACCAGCTCCCCGAGGAGCAACTTGACAACCTCATCACCGTGGCCACCGATGACGACCTCCAGAACATGATCCAAGAGTATGACCGCTTGGCTTCTTTCTCTCCTCCTCTGCGTCTCAGGGTCTTCCTCTTTGTCTCGAAACTAGACACGGCGGTTTCCATGGGTGCACTCCTGGACGATGCCAAGTCCGAGACGTGGTTCGTGGACGCTCTCAACAACTCGGGGATGATGAATAATATATCTCGTGTTGTTTCTGATTCTGCTGCTGTTGATGAATGCCTCCTCAGCCTTGCTGATGAAGTCCCAGTCCCACATAAAACGGAGCAGGAAGTTAATAAGCAGCATTTGGGTGATGGCAGCAGCAAGGTGATGGACGAGCATTTTGCACAACTCACGCTTGGTTTGCCTTCTCCTGATTCTGTTGCAAG TGATAGCAGCATTGCATCTGCAGCAAGTTGTTCAATCTCAAAGGGGCAGGGGTTTTATTATCAAGAACAACAAGTGGATCCAAATCAGAATCAGCAGCAGCAATTTGTGTACATCCAACCCCACACTCACAACACTGGACATGGACATGGACATGGACATGGACAACTGACAATACCATCCTACCACAACACAGTGTATGTAGTGCCAGTTGACATTTCACAAGTGGCAACTAATTACCCAACTATGCTAACTACCCCAACCAATGTACCTGACATGCCTTCAACTCATCCTGCATTTCTTCAAACACCTTCCAATCAATATCAGCAACAACGCTATGTGCCTTTGCCTCATCATCCAACTGCAGTTGCCACAACCAATTATGGGGGTGGACCTAAGCAAGACCAGCAACTAGTATATTACACACAAACGCAAACCCAGCAGCAGCAATCCAGTGCTCCACAACCCCTTCAGTACCAATCCATGATCCCAGCAGCCAAAGAGTTCCCTCTGTGA